A region of [Bacteroides] pectinophilus DNA encodes the following proteins:
- a CDS encoding TrkH family potassium uptake protein translates to MNYGIIRYIIGKVIEIEGAFFVIPVLTALVYHEWSGLGVYVLLACLYMFAGFIMSSKEPEKKEFYAREGYVLAALAWIIMSILGAIPFVITGDIPSMADAVFEIASGFTTTGASILASPEPLLKCNLMWRSFSHWIGGMGVLVFLIAILPSGGGESIYIMRAESTGPSVGKIVPRIKQTSKILYEIYTALTFILFVLLVLGRMPVFDAICLTFGAAGTGGFGILADSVASYNTYCQVVITIFMLLFGVNFTFFYMLLIGKARDAFRMEEVRGYLAIYCAITLLITLNLWAQNGHFMHQLQQVSFQTSSVMTTTGYSTQDFNAWPQFSKILMGLLMAIGGCTGSTGGGIKVSRILVYVKGIIKEISEQVHPRRVKVLRVDGKRVDDSILRAIYIYLALYTLIFVISLVIVGIDGYDWETTFSAVLATINNIGPGFGLVGPTGNFGMFSVMSKLVLTFDMIAGRLELIPLFVLLMPDTWKKNG, encoded by the coding sequence ATGAACTATGGTATTATTCGTTATATAATAGGTAAAGTTATAGAGATTGAAGGTGCATTCTTTGTCATACCGGTGCTCACGGCACTTGTATATCATGAATGGAGCGGACTTGGAGTGTATGTGCTGCTTGCATGTCTTTATATGTTTGCAGGATTTATCATGTCATCAAAAGAACCGGAGAAGAAGGAATTCTATGCAAGAGAAGGATATGTACTTGCAGCGCTTGCGTGGATTATTATGAGTATTCTCGGTGCCATTCCGTTTGTGATTACAGGAGACATACCATCTATGGCTGATGCAGTCTTTGAGATTGCATCGGGATTTACAACAACCGGAGCAAGTATTCTTGCAAGTCCGGAGCCTCTGCTTAAGTGCAATCTTATGTGGAGAAGCTTTTCACACTGGATAGGAGGAATGGGAGTCCTTGTATTTCTTATAGCAATACTGCCTTCAGGCGGTGGTGAAAGCATATATATAATGAGGGCAGAGAGTACGGGACCATCTGTCGGAAAGATTGTTCCGAGAATTAAGCAGACATCCAAGATACTCTATGAAATATATACCGCACTTACGTTTATTCTTTTTGTACTGCTGGTGCTTGGAAGAATGCCGGTATTTGATGCAATCTGTCTTACATTTGGTGCTGCCGGAACCGGTGGATTTGGTATACTTGCAGACAGCGTGGCATCATATAACACATACTGTCAGGTTGTGATAACAATATTCATGCTGCTGTTCGGTGTGAACTTTACATTTTTCTATATGCTTCTTATAGGCAAGGCCAGGGATGCATTCAGGATGGAAGAAGTCAGGGGATATCTGGCAATATATTGTGCGATAACACTGCTTATCACGCTCAATCTGTGGGCGCAGAACGGACATTTCATGCATCAGCTTCAGCAGGTGTCGTTCCAGACATCATCTGTTATGACAACAACCGGATACTCAACACAGGATTTTAATGCCTGGCCACAGTTCTCCAAGATACTTATGGGGCTCCTCATGGCAATCGGAGGATGCACGGGAAGCACAGGCGGAGGAATAAAAGTATCAAGAATTCTGGTATATGTAAAGGGAATAATTAAGGAGATATCAGAACAGGTTCATCCGAGGCGTGTTAAGGTTCTTAGGGTGGATGGCAAGAGAGTTGATGATTCGATACTCAGGGCAATATATATATATCTTGCCCTGTATACGCTTATATTTGTCATATCACTTGTTATCGTGGGAATTGACGGATATGACTGGGAGACTACATTCTCAGCGGTTCTTGCGACGATCAATAATATCGGTCCCGGATTCGGCCTTGTCGGGCCGACAGGCAATTTTGGAATGTTTTCCGTTATGTCGAAGCTTGTGCTTACGTTTGACATGATTGCAGGAAGACTGGAGCTTATTCCTTTATTCGTGCTCCTTATGCCGGATACATGGAAGAAAAATGGTTAA
- a CDS encoding glyoxalase — protein sequence MDERDLRICAEYFLEHQNQLFDEPVAENMEEACEFLDECMAQVFNDIHEVKDYFEDAGMDVDGMDDDEIRGQMEVFSLPDGRYLIVEG from the coding sequence ATGGATGAGAGAGATTTAAGAATATGTGCAGAATATTTTCTTGAGCATCAGAATCAGCTTTTTGATGAACCTGTTGCTGAGAATATGGAGGAAGCCTGTGAATTTCTTGATGAATGTATGGCACAGGTGTTTAATGATATTCATGAGGTAAAGGATTATTTTGAAGATGCCGGAATGGATGTAGATGGAATGGATGATGATGAGATACGCGGGCAGATGGAAGTATTTTCGCTTCCTGACGGAAGATATCTTATAGTGGAAGGCTGA
- the trkA gene encoding Trk system potassium transporter TrkA — protein sequence MNIIVVGCGKVGYTLVEQLNNEGHSVTLIDKNQAALEKAVAKLDVLGIYGNGSSYRVQEEAGVSNADLLIAVTNQDEVNLLSCLIAKQAGHCQTIARVRNPEYYEEINFIKEELKLAMAINPERSAAYDILRLVQIPSAMEVDTFARGRINLISFKIPDYSPLDGKKIMDVSGILGNNALFCVVQRDGEVIIPSGNTVLHSKDKVSVVMPLREMPDFFDRIKLANKPIKSVMIAGGGSISFYLAKELIKANVQVKIFETDRARCEVLSEQLPEAVIINGNAVDESLLDEEGVRQTDAFVALTNMDEENIMLSLYVNSISDAKLITKINRLSFEKVINGMPLGSVVCPKNITAEKIIKHVRSMQNSADSSNVESLYRLMDNKVEALEFNVRECYENKALIGRTLMELKLKKNLLICSINRDGRIITPSGKDTIEVGDTVVVVTSNLNLSRISDILE from the coding sequence ATGAATATTATAGTTGTTGGCTGTGGTAAAGTCGGTTACACACTGGTAGAACAGCTGAATAATGAAGGTCATTCAGTGACCCTTATAGATAAGAATCAGGCAGCACTTGAAAAAGCAGTTGCAAAGCTCGATGTACTCGGAATATATGGTAATGGAAGCAGTTACCGTGTGCAGGAGGAAGCAGGTGTATCTAATGCAGATCTGCTTATTGCAGTTACCAATCAGGATGAAGTGAATCTGCTCAGCTGCCTTATAGCAAAGCAGGCAGGGCATTGCCAGACAATAGCAAGAGTGCGTAATCCGGAATACTATGAAGAGATTAATTTTATAAAGGAAGAACTGAAGCTTGCTATGGCTATTAATCCGGAACGCTCAGCGGCATATGATATATTAAGGCTTGTGCAGATACCATCGGCAATGGAAGTCGATACATTTGCAAGAGGAAGAATTAATCTTATCAGCTTCAAGATACCTGATTATTCTCCACTTGACGGAAAAAAGATTATGGATGTATCCGGAATCCTGGGTAATAATGCATTGTTCTGCGTTGTTCAAAGAGACGGGGAAGTGATTATACCAAGTGGTAATACAGTACTTCACTCAAAAGATAAGGTATCTGTTGTAATGCCGCTGCGTGAGATGCCGGATTTCTTTGACAGAATAAAGCTTGCCAATAAGCCTATAAAGAGTGTTATGATTGCAGGAGGAGGAAGCATATCCTTCTATCTTGCCAAGGAGCTTATTAAAGCGAATGTACAGGTTAAGATATTTGAGACTGACAGGGCAAGGTGCGAGGTGTTAAGCGAGCAGCTTCCGGAAGCCGTTATTATCAACGGTAATGCGGTAGATGAGAGCCTGCTGGATGAGGAAGGTGTAAGACAGACGGATGCATTCGTGGCGCTTACCAATATGGATGAAGAGAATATCATGTTGTCGCTGTATGTTAACAGCATATCAGATGCTAAGCTTATAACTAAGATTAACAGGCTTTCTTTTGAGAAAGTTATTAATGGAATGCCTCTCGGAAGTGTTGTATGCCCTAAGAATATTACGGCAGAAAAGATAATAAAGCATGTAAGATCTATGCAGAATTCCGCTGATTCAAGTAATGTTGAATCACTGTACCGCCTTATGGATAATAAGGTTGAGGCACTTGAATTCAATGTAAGAGAATGTTATGAGAATAAGGCTCTTATAGGCAGGACACTTATGGAATTAAAGCTTAAGAAGAATCTTCTTATATGTTCAATTAACCGTGACGGCAGGATAATAACACCAAGCGGTAAAGATACTATAGAAGTCGGAGATACTGTTGTTGTGGTTACAAGTAATCTTAACCTTTCCAGAATAAGCGATATTCTTGAATAG
- the rlmH gene encoding 23S rRNA (pseudouridine(1915)-N(3))-methyltransferase RlmH, with the protein MQKIRVICVGRIKEKFYTQAVEEYSKRLSRYCRLEITELADEKTPDNASDAMNDRVKEKEGDRILAAIPEGAYVIALAIEGRMCDSVELSKKLESLGVEGHGSIVFIIGGSLGLDRRVLDRADYKLSFSRMTFPHQLMRVILLEQVYRAYRISNNEPYHK; encoded by the coding sequence ATGCAGAAAATCAGAGTTATATGTGTGGGTCGTATCAAAGAAAAGTTCTACACACAGGCAGTAGAGGAATATTCAAAGAGACTGTCACGGTATTGCAGGCTGGAGATTACGGAGCTGGCAGATGAGAAGACGCCTGATAACGCAAGTGATGCGATGAATGACAGAGTTAAGGAAAAAGAGGGAGACCGCATTCTGGCGGCAATCCCTGAAGGAGCTTATGTAATAGCACTCGCAATTGAAGGCAGGATGTGCGATTCTGTTGAACTTTCAAAAAAGCTCGAAAGTCTTGGTGTAGAAGGACACGGAAGTATTGTGTTTATAATCGGAGGCTCACTCGGACTTGACAGAAGAGTGCTCGACAGGGCTGATTATAAGCTGAGCTTTTCACGGATGACATTTCCGCACCAGCTTATGAGAGTAATTCTTCTTGAACAGGTATACAGGGCGTACAGAATAAGCAACAATGAGCCTTATCACAAATAA
- a CDS encoding peptidylprolyl isomerase codes for MKRRRKRLVRIIAALAVLALIFIYKGMFNGKGLYFTTGFGRHEILQAGSQKAYDYEASILFADVRKQYESLFGSNVWSREIDGQSFETYARQQVRTKLIRVAYMNELADKRGVVLNREESTNISKAAKEYLACVDDASAKRLGLTQEQIEQMFTKFAIASRLYNDMTANLQTEVSADYARVITIQYISADSENLINSAKARLDGGESFFYVARDINNGGDYECELRRGEMEKEFEEAAYNLATGETSQIVSCKGRYYIIRCVSDNEKTKTEANKNDIIEARKLEEFNKNFEEYEGSIYLHFNDKLWDKTDFNTVNENTAFEDVFNKYFK; via the coding sequence GTGAAGAGACGCAGAAAAAGACTGGTTCGTATTATTGCAGCACTGGCAGTGCTTGCACTTATCTTTATATATAAAGGAATGTTTAACGGCAAAGGTCTGTACTTTACAACGGGCTTTGGCAGACATGAGATACTTCAGGCAGGCAGTCAGAAAGCATATGATTATGAAGCATCAATTCTTTTTGCAGATGTCAGGAAGCAGTATGAGTCGCTGTTCGGAAGCAATGTGTGGAGCCGTGAGATAGACGGTCAGAGTTTTGAAACATACGCAAGGCAGCAGGTACGGACTAAGCTGATACGTGTTGCGTATATGAATGAACTTGCGGACAAAAGAGGCGTTGTTCTTAACAGGGAAGAAAGCACTAATATAAGTAAGGCAGCAAAAGAATATCTTGCATGTGTTGATGACGCATCTGCTAAAAGGCTGGGACTTACGCAGGAGCAAATTGAGCAGATGTTTACGAAGTTTGCAATAGCATCACGGCTTTATAATGACATGACTGCCAACCTGCAGACAGAAGTAAGTGCCGATTATGCGAGGGTAATCACAATCCAGTATATAAGTGCCGATTCAGAGAATTTAATAAATAGCGCCAAGGCAAGACTTGATGGCGGAGAGAGCTTTTTCTATGTTGCAAGGGATATTAATAACGGCGGAGATTATGAGTGTGAATTAAGACGCGGCGAGATGGAAAAAGAATTTGAAGAGGCTGCATATAATCTTGCAACCGGTGAGACAAGCCAGATTGTAAGCTGCAAAGGAAGATATTATATCATCAGGTGCGTAAGTGATAATGAGAAGACAAAGACCGAGGCTAATAAGAATGATATAATCGAAGCAAGAAAGCTTGAAGAATTTAATAAGAATTTTGAGGAATATGAAGGCTCAATATATCTGCATTTTAATGATAAGCTGTGGGATAAGACAGACTTTAATACGGTGAATGAAAACACGGCTTTTGAAGATGTATTCAACAAATATTTCAAGTAG
- a CDS encoding GntR family transcriptional regulator has protein sequence MITVSDRLSEESAKDYVLRQLTYNIINANLTPGEQIDIPELCTLFGVSRSPVREAELDLASRQLIDIRPKIGAFVSYIDAELVEEVRQLRSILEAELAVIACDVLTPTQIDKLWENIAMWQMYISRGNDEKTLLLDKEFHAMIYKMCGKSFWLELIESASPHFDRTSILSVKCHKTDNIIHDHQELVTAIEQHDKEKAARIAKLHMTRYIENFNTLKENFPDYFKK, from the coding sequence ATGATTACTGTATCTGACAGATTATCCGAAGAATCCGCCAAAGACTATGTCTTAAGGCAGCTTACATATAACATCATTAATGCGAATCTCACTCCGGGAGAGCAGATTGACATCCCAGAGCTCTGCACATTATTCGGAGTAAGCCGCAGTCCTGTGCGAGAAGCAGAGCTTGACCTTGCGTCAAGACAGCTTATAGATATACGTCCCAAAATCGGCGCATTTGTCTCATACATTGATGCAGAACTTGTTGAGGAAGTACGCCAGTTACGCTCAATTCTTGAAGCCGAGCTTGCTGTAATTGCATGTGATGTATTGACTCCGACACAGATAGATAAACTGTGGGAGAATATTGCAATGTGGCAGATGTACATATCCCGCGGCAATGATGAGAAAACTCTCCTGCTCGACAAAGAATTCCACGCAATGATTTATAAGATGTGTGGCAAGTCTTTCTGGCTTGAACTTATCGAAAGTGCTTCACCGCACTTTGACCGTACATCCATCTTGAGCGTCAAATGCCACAAGACCGACAATATAATCCATGATCATCAGGAGCTTGTGACTGCCATTGAACAGCATGACAAAGAGAAGGCAGCACGGATTGCAAAGCTTCACATGACTCGTTACATTGAGAACTTCAACACTCTCAAAGAGAACTTTCCTGACTATTTCAAAAAATAA
- a CDS encoding Cof-type HAD-IIB family hydrolase, which produces MIKFIASDLDGTILQNKAQHVDDTTMQVIRQLVDKDMLFAPASGRQRESLKKLFAPVADKLVYISENGALVSYKDTIINKMPIERSLAMDMIADIDSIENCEVLASGEHYAYIRPKSELFLNRMTKVVNYETRIVKSFDEIDEDIIKVSVCDISGIDNSQKHFHDMWGDKASVAVSGDLFLDLTAKGVNKGVGIKKIQEYFGLSADECMAFGDNYNDIEMLESVTHSYAMENAVDEIKRHAANVTQSVESVIRKLCN; this is translated from the coding sequence ATGATTAAGTTTATTGCCAGTGATTTGGACGGAACTATATTACAGAATAAGGCACAGCATGTTGATGATACAACAATGCAGGTTATCAGGCAGCTGGTAGACAAAGACATGCTGTTTGCACCGGCAAGCGGAAGACAGCGTGAGAGTCTTAAGAAGCTTTTTGCACCTGTTGCTGATAAGCTTGTATATATATCGGAGAATGGGGCGCTTGTAAGTTACAAAGATACAATTATCAATAAGATGCCTATTGAACGCAGCCTTGCGATGGATATGATTGCGGATATTGATTCAATAGAGAATTGTGAAGTGCTTGCGTCAGGCGAGCATTATGCATATATACGCCCCAAGTCTGAGCTGTTTCTCAACAGGATGACTAAGGTTGTCAATTATGAGACGCGTATAGTAAAGAGCTTTGATGAGATAGATGAAGATATCATAAAGGTATCTGTGTGTGATATCAGCGGTATAGACAACTCACAGAAGCATTTTCATGATATGTGGGGAGATAAGGCGAGTGTTGCGGTATCGGGAGATCTGTTCCTTGACCTTACGGCCAAGGGTGTTAACAAGGGTGTAGGAATAAAAAAGATTCAGGAATATTTTGGATTGTCAGCGGATGAGTGTATGGCATTCGGAGATAATTACAATGATATTGAGATGCTTGAGAGTGTGACACATTCATATGCAATGGAGAATGCAGTTGATGAGATAAAAAGACATGCTGCCAACGTCACGCAATCGGTTGAGAGCGTTATAAGAAAATTATGCAATTAG